In Bacillus thermozeamaize, one DNA window encodes the following:
- a CDS encoding succinate--CoA ligase subunit alpha yields the protein MSILVNRETRVITQGITGATGLFHTKQAIEYGTKIVGGVTPGKGGTTVEGVPVFNTVHEAVSKTGANASVIYVPPAFAADAIMEAVDAGVELVVCITEGIPVLDMVKVKRFMEGKKTRLIGPNCPGVITPGECKIGIMPGYIHLPGKVGVVSRSGTLTYEAVHQLTTRGIGQSTAVGIGGDPVNGTSFIDVLKLFNEDPDTEAVIMIGEIGGTAEERAAEWIKANMKKPVVGFIGGQTAPPGKRMGHAGAIISGGQGTAKEKIAKLEEAGVRVAPTPAEMGSTLVAVLEERNLLDRVKVR from the coding sequence ATGAGCATTCTCGTCAATCGCGAAACACGGGTCATCACACAAGGGATTACCGGTGCGACCGGTCTGTTTCACACCAAGCAGGCGATTGAATACGGTACCAAGATCGTGGGCGGTGTCACTCCCGGCAAAGGAGGCACGACGGTAGAAGGGGTTCCCGTGTTTAACACGGTGCATGAGGCGGTATCCAAAACGGGAGCCAACGCTTCCGTGATTTATGTTCCTCCCGCTTTTGCCGCCGATGCGATCATGGAGGCTGTCGACGCTGGCGTGGAACTGGTGGTTTGCATTACCGAAGGGATTCCTGTCTTGGACATGGTGAAGGTCAAACGGTTTATGGAAGGGAAAAAGACGCGCCTCATCGGGCCGAACTGCCCTGGCGTCATCACCCCTGGGGAATGTAAAATCGGGATAATGCCCGGATACATCCATCTGCCAGGGAAAGTGGGTGTCGTATCGCGCAGCGGGACGCTCACTTACGAGGCGGTTCATCAGCTGACCACGCGCGGGATTGGGCAATCGACCGCTGTCGGCATTGGCGGCGATCCGGTGAATGGCACCAGCTTCATTGACGTCCTGAAGCTGTTTAATGAAGATCCGGATACGGAAGCCGTGATCATGATCGGCGAAATTGGCGGGACAGCGGAAGAACGGGCCGCAGAATGGATCAAGGCGAACATGAAAAAGCCGGTCGTCGGGTTTATCGGCGGCCAGACGGCGCCTCCAGGAAAGCGGATGGGCCATGCCGGAGCGATTATCTCCGGTGGCCAAGGTACGGCAAAAGAAAAAATCGCCAAACTGGAAGAAGCAGGGGTCCGGGTAGCTCCCACGCCTGCCGAGATGGGTTCGACATTGGTGGCCGTGCTGGAGGAGCGGAATCTCCTGGATCGCGTCAAGGTGAGGTAA
- a CDS encoding DNA protecting protein DprA produces MQLEERDWLIALDAVKGVGWQTIHRLVQATASLKELSEWPVEQFQSIGIRRRTAEALQRAMAGSWVLLQKKRRASWPYRVLTIFDAHYPEILRQIHQPPWVLYALGKLDLLQGPAISMVGTRTPTSYGRMVAYKLARELAEHGWVVVSGLARGIDSEAHKGALQSQGGTIAVLGCGIDQIYPPENKWLYEEIAQKGLVLSEYPPGTPVHAGLFPQRNRLISGLSLGTVVVEAASRSGALITADFALEQSREVFAVPGPIYNVQSSGTNQLIKEGAKMVTGVHDILEEYAFAGKPSSASHAVRLTAEENRLLSHIGYAGVHIDELKKITGQEWATLYPMLMQLQMKKVIRQLPGSYYIRCD; encoded by the coding sequence ATGCAACTTGAGGAACGGGATTGGCTGATCGCGCTGGATGCGGTAAAGGGAGTGGGCTGGCAGACGATTCACCGTCTCGTTCAGGCCACGGCTTCGTTAAAAGAGTTGAGCGAATGGCCGGTTGAGCAATTCCAGTCCATCGGCATCCGCCGGCGAACAGCGGAGGCGCTGCAGCGGGCCATGGCCGGATCGTGGGTCCTGCTGCAGAAAAAGCGGCGGGCGTCGTGGCCTTACCGCGTGCTCACCATTTTTGATGCGCATTATCCCGAGATCCTGCGACAGATCCACCAACCTCCCTGGGTCTTGTATGCGCTCGGCAAGCTTGATTTGTTGCAGGGTCCTGCCATCAGCATGGTAGGAACACGGACCCCTACCTCCTATGGGCGGATGGTCGCTTACAAATTGGCCAGGGAGCTTGCGGAACACGGCTGGGTCGTCGTCAGTGGATTGGCCCGCGGGATTGACAGTGAGGCGCACAAGGGCGCACTGCAGTCCCAGGGAGGCACGATCGCAGTGCTTGGTTGCGGCATTGACCAGATATACCCGCCGGAAAACAAGTGGCTTTATGAGGAAATTGCCCAAAAGGGGTTGGTCCTCTCTGAATATCCGCCGGGCACGCCGGTTCATGCCGGATTGTTTCCGCAGCGCAACCGGTTGATCAGCGGATTGTCTCTTGGTACCGTTGTAGTCGAGGCTGCCAGTCGCAGCGGCGCCCTGATCACTGCCGACTTCGCGCTGGAGCAGTCACGGGAGGTATTCGCCGTGCCAGGTCCCATTTACAACGTGCAAAGCAGCGGCACCAACCAGCTGATCAAGGAAGGGGCAAAAATGGTCACGGGCGTCCATGACATCCTGGAAGAGTATGCTTTTGCGGGCAAACCTTCCAGTGCTTCTCATGCTGTCCGTCTGACCGCCGAAGAGAACCGGCTTCTGTCGCACATCGGGTATGCAGGGGTCCACATCGACGAACTGAAAAAGATCACCGGGCAGGAATGGGCAACACTTTATCCGATGCTGATGCAGTTGCAAATGAAAAAGGTGATCCGGCAATTGCCGGGATCTTACTACATCCGCTGCGACTAG
- a CDS encoding succinate--CoA ligase subunit beta, translated as MNIHEYQAKEILRSYGVAVPEGIVAFTVEEAVEAAKKLGTDVCVVKAQIHAGGRGKAGGVKVAKSLDEVRQYASELLGKVLVTHQTGPEGKEVKRLLIEQGCDIRKEYYLGLVLNRETGRVVMMASEEGGTEIEEVAARTPEKIFREEIDPAVGLMPYQARKLAFAIHIPDALVNKAVQFMLGLYRVFVEKDCSIAEINPLVVTGDGQVMALDAKLNFDANALYRHPELLELRDLDEEDPREIEASKHGLSYIALDGNIGCMVNGAGLAMATMDIIKYYGGEPANFLDVGGGASKEKVTEAFKIILQDEKVKGIFVNIFGGIMRCDVIAEGVVAAAQELGLNRPLVVRLEGTNVELGKKILEQSGLNIIPADSMADGAQKIVSLVKE; from the coding sequence ATGAATATTCACGAGTATCAGGCAAAGGAAATTCTCAGGTCTTATGGTGTAGCCGTGCCGGAAGGCATCGTCGCCTTTACGGTGGAGGAAGCGGTTGAGGCAGCCAAAAAACTGGGGACAGACGTCTGTGTCGTCAAAGCCCAGATCCATGCCGGGGGACGGGGAAAAGCGGGCGGCGTAAAGGTGGCCAAAAGCCTGGATGAAGTTCGCCAATACGCCTCAGAGCTCCTTGGAAAGGTTCTGGTGACCCACCAAACCGGTCCGGAAGGAAAGGAAGTCAAGCGTCTGTTAATCGAACAGGGATGCGACATTCGGAAAGAGTACTATCTGGGACTGGTACTTAACCGGGAGACCGGACGTGTCGTGATGATGGCGTCGGAGGAAGGCGGAACCGAAATTGAAGAGGTGGCTGCCCGGACACCGGAAAAGATCTTCCGTGAAGAGATCGATCCGGCGGTTGGTCTGATGCCGTATCAGGCGAGGAAATTGGCCTTTGCCATACACATTCCGGATGCGCTCGTCAACAAGGCAGTGCAGTTCATGCTGGGATTGTACCGGGTATTTGTCGAAAAGGACTGTTCTATCGCTGAGATCAACCCCTTGGTTGTGACCGGCGACGGACAAGTGATGGCCCTGGACGCCAAGTTGAATTTTGACGCCAACGCGTTGTACCGTCATCCTGAATTGCTGGAGCTCAGAGACCTGGATGAAGAGGATCCGCGTGAAATCGAGGCGTCCAAGCACGGATTGAGTTACATTGCATTGGATGGCAACATCGGTTGTATGGTCAATGGCGCCGGTCTGGCGATGGCGACGATGGACATCATTAAGTATTACGGCGGTGAACCGGCAAATTTCCTGGATGTCGGCGGCGGCGCGTCCAAGGAAAAAGTGACCGAAGCATTTAAGATTATCTTACAGGATGAGAAGGTCAAAGGCATCTTTGTCAACATTTTCGGCGGGATCATGCGTTGTGACGTGATCGCCGAAGGAGTTGTGGCGGCAGCCCAGGAACTGGGACTGAACAGGCCGCTGGTCGTGCGGCTGGAGGGAACCAACGTGGAGCTCGGCAAAAAGATCCTCGAGCAATCGGGCCTGAACATCATTCCCGCCGATTCAATGGCCGACGGGGCGCAAAAAATTGTTTCCCTGGTCAAGGAATAA